From Flavobacterium arcticum, the proteins below share one genomic window:
- a CDS encoding 1-aminocyclopropane-1-carboxylate deaminase/D-cysteine desulfhydrase, with the protein MNQPIPLNFPKNIKLTIKREDLLHPHISGNKFRKLKYNILEAQKQHATQLLTFGGAYSNHIAATAAAGKEYGIKTIGVIRGEEIEDKINDNPTLCFSRECGMQFHFISREDYRDKTNPEYIKSLKQMFGDFYLVPEGGTNQLAIKGCEEILTATDNNFTHIACAVGTGGTISGIINTALPHQKVIGFPALKNAGLSVDIIKFAQQDNWQLIEDYHFGGYGKVNTELVGFINDFFQKTDISLDPVYTGKMVFGVIDLINNNFFPDNAEVLLIHTGGLQGISGMNRELTRKKLPLIKTRDK; encoded by the coding sequence ATGAACCAGCCCATACCTCTAAACTTTCCTAAAAACATAAAACTCACTATAAAGCGAGAAGATTTGTTACACCCTCACATTTCAGGTAATAAATTTAGGAAACTAAAATACAATATACTCGAAGCACAAAAGCAACATGCAACGCAGTTGCTTACATTTGGAGGAGCATATTCTAACCATATAGCTGCTACAGCTGCTGCAGGAAAAGAGTATGGCATTAAAACCATAGGCGTAATAAGGGGTGAAGAGATTGAAGATAAAATAAACGATAACCCTACATTGTGTTTTTCAAGAGAGTGCGGTATGCAATTTCACTTTATAAGTCGCGAAGATTACAGAGACAAAACTAACCCAGAGTATATAAAATCGCTCAAGCAGATGTTTGGCGATTTTTATCTTGTCCCCGAAGGAGGTACTAATCAATTAGCCATAAAAGGTTGCGAAGAAATATTAACAGCAACTGATAATAATTTTACTCATATAGCTTGTGCGGTAGGTACAGGAGGCACTATCTCTGGGATTATTAATACAGCATTACCACATCAAAAAGTTATAGGATTTCCAGCTCTTAAAAATGCAGGATTATCGGTAGATATTATTAAATTTGCGCAACAGGATAACTGGCAGCTTATTGAAGATTATCATTTTGGTGGTTATGGTAAAGTAAATACCGAATTAGTAGGCTTTATAAATGATTTTTTTCAAAAAACAGACATTTCACTAGACCCTGTGTATACAGGAAAGATGGTTTTTGGCGTTATAGATTTAATTAACAACAATTTTTTTCCTGATAATGCCGAAGTTTTATTAATTCACACAGGAGGGTTGCAAGGAATTTCAGGAATGAACAGGGAGTTAACAAGAAAGAAACTCCCTCTAATTAAAACCAGAGATAAATGA
- the lipB gene encoding lipoyl(octanoyl) transferase LipB, which produces MNKKVQLLDLGVMDYKEAWDYQEQLFKKILDIKINNRREGLETETPNYLLYVEHPHVYTLGKSGDIENLLLNEKQLAEKGATFYKINRGGDITYHGPGQIVGYPILDLENFFTDIHKYLRLLEEAIILTMAEYGVAATRSEGETGVWLDVGTPFARKICAMGVRASRWVTMHGFAFNVNANLGYFDNIIPCGIKDKAVTSLNVELGVDRVDESEVKAKILKHFSTLFESEVLISAEL; this is translated from the coding sequence ATGAATAAAAAAGTACAGCTTCTGGATCTTGGAGTGATGGATTATAAAGAGGCATGGGATTACCAAGAGCAACTTTTTAAAAAGATACTTGATATAAAAATAAATAATAGACGAGAGGGGTTAGAAACCGAAACGCCAAACTATTTATTGTATGTAGAGCATCCGCATGTATATACATTGGGTAAAAGTGGCGATATAGAAAACCTCTTGCTTAATGAAAAACAGTTAGCCGAAAAAGGAGCTACATTTTATAAAATAAATAGAGGAGGCGATATTACTTACCACGGTCCAGGGCAAATAGTAGGCTACCCGATACTAGACTTGGAGAATTTTTTTACAGATATACATAAGTACCTGCGACTGCTTGAAGAAGCAATTATATTAACTATGGCAGAGTATGGTGTTGCTGCTACCCGAAGTGAAGGGGAAACGGGGGTTTGGCTTGATGTAGGTACTCCGTTTGCGCGCAAAATATGTGCTATGGGAGTAAGGGCATCCCGATGGGTTACTATGCATGGCTTCGCATTTAATGTAAATGCTAACTTGGGGTATTTTGATAATATCATTCCGTGCGGAATAAAAGATAAAGCAGTAACATCTTTAAACGTAGAGCTTGGCGTAGATAGGGTAGATGAAAGCGAGGTTAAAGCAAAAATCCTAAAACATTTTTCAACTCTTTTTGAATCAGAAGTTCTTATTAGTGCAGAACTATAG
- a CDS encoding glucosaminidase domain-containing protein: MIKKILALIVLSLMVSCGSSYTSRKKSGTAKTRTSRKSKVATKRSAVTSNKDNSNKKQSEVLESTSKTVVYADVVKQYIYDFKDIAQSNMRNHGIPASITLAQGVLESGAGRGTLCVTANNHFGIKCHTGWEGEAVYHDDDAEQECFRKYNDPAESYNDHSLFLTTRGRYASLFKLDKDDYKAWARGLKAAGYATDPKYPNKLISIIERYELDRYDAEVLGNNYTPKPSNNDNQVAENTSVGAGSHRVEKGDTLYSISRKHNLSVDELKQLNGLNSNALSIGQVLKVK, encoded by the coding sequence ATGATAAAAAAGATTTTAGCACTTATAGTTTTAAGTTTAATGGTTAGTTGTGGTTCGTCTTACACCAGTAGAAAGAAAAGCGGCACTGCCAAAACACGTACCTCACGAAAAAGTAAAGTAGCAACTAAACGCAGTGCGGTAACAAGTAATAAAGACAATAGTAACAAGAAACAATCGGAAGTACTTGAATCAACATCAAAAACAGTAGTATATGCCGATGTTGTAAAACAATATATATATGATTTTAAGGATATAGCCCAAAGTAATATGCGTAATCATGGTATACCTGCTAGTATTACATTGGCACAAGGTGTATTAGAATCTGGCGCAGGTAGAGGTACACTATGTGTTACCGCTAATAATCACTTTGGTATTAAATGTCATACAGGTTGGGAAGGCGAAGCAGTGTATCATGATGATGATGCAGAGCAAGAATGTTTCAGAAAATATAATGACCCTGCCGAATCGTATAATGATCATTCGCTATTTTTAACTACACGAGGCAGGTATGCATCCTTGTTTAAATTGGATAAAGACGATTATAAAGCATGGGCGCGTGGGCTTAAAGCAGCGGGTTATGCTACTGACCCTAAATATCCTAATAAGCTAATATCAATTATAGAACGCTATGAACTTGATAGGTATGACGCTGAAGTATTAGGTAACAATTATACACCTAAACCAAGTAATAATGATAATCAAGTAGCCGAAAATACATCTGTGGGAGCAGGTTCACACAGGGTAGAAAAAGGCGATACACTATACTCCATATCACGAAAACACAATTTGAGCGTAGATGAGCTTAAACAGCTTAATGGTCTAAATAGTAATGCCCTTTCTATAGGTCAAGTATTAAAAGTAAAATAA
- the hemL gene encoding glutamate-1-semialdehyde 2,1-aminomutase — MLYQRSSRLFAEASQVIPGGVNSPVRAFKAVGGTPIFIKEAKGPYLYDEDDNRLIDYINSWGPMILGHAYGPVVNAVIERAKKGTSFGAPTALETEIATLAVAMVPNIDKIRFVNSGTEACMSAVRLARGYTKRDKIIKFAGCYHGHSDSFLIQAGSGAVTFGTPNSPGVTQGTAQDTLLAKYNDLDNVAALFKANPNSVAAIIIEPVAGNMGCIPPSKGFLEGLRSLCDANGTLLIFDEVMTGFRLAKGGAQELFGVKADIVTFGKVIGGGLPVGAFAGRHEIMDYLAPSGPVYQAGTLSGNPLAMAAGLEMLKALNTDSAIYQRLDEKTTYLEKGIREKLDTTGVVYTINRVGSMISVHFDATPVTDFSTAANGDNETFKKFFHGLLQEGVYIAPSAYETWFITDALTYEDIDYTIEAVGKVANNLK, encoded by the coding sequence ATGTTATATCAAAGAAGTAGTCGCCTGTTTGCCGAAGCATCTCAGGTAATTCCTGGCGGTGTTAACTCTCCTGTACGTGCATTTAAAGCCGTAGGCGGAACCCCAATTTTTATAAAAGAAGCTAAAGGTCCTTATCTTTATGATGAAGATGATAATAGATTAATAGATTACATTAACTCATGGGGGCCTATGATATTAGGGCACGCCTATGGGCCTGTTGTAAATGCTGTTATAGAGCGTGCTAAGAAAGGTACATCTTTTGGAGCACCTACAGCTTTAGAAACCGAAATTGCAACGCTTGCCGTAGCAATGGTACCAAATATAGATAAAATTCGATTTGTAAATTCAGGTACAGAGGCTTGTATGAGTGCAGTACGTTTGGCACGAGGCTATACAAAGCGCGATAAAATAATAAAATTTGCAGGTTGCTATCATGGTCATTCAGACTCATTCCTAATACAAGCGGGTAGTGGAGCAGTTACTTTCGGTACACCAAATAGCCCTGGTGTAACACAAGGTACAGCACAAGATACACTACTAGCTAAGTATAACGACTTAGATAATGTAGCAGCACTATTTAAAGCAAATCCTAATAGTGTTGCAGCTATTATTATAGAACCTGTTGCGGGTAATATGGGTTGTATTCCTCCTAGTAAAGGTTTTTTAGAAGGGCTACGCAGCCTCTGCGACGCTAACGGTACTTTATTAATATTTGATGAGGTAATGACAGGTTTCCGTTTAGCAAAAGGCGGAGCGCAGGAATTATTTGGCGTAAAAGCCGATATTGTAACCTTTGGAAAAGTTATAGGAGGAGGACTTCCTGTAGGGGCCTTTGCAGGACGTCACGAAATAATGGATTATCTCGCACCGTCAGGACCCGTTTATCAAGCGGGTACATTATCAGGTAATCCGTTAGCAATGGCTGCTGGACTTGAAATGTTGAAAGCTTTAAACACTGATAGTGCCATATACCAAAGGCTTGACGAAAAAACAACTTATTTAGAGAAAGGTATTAGAGAAAAGCTTGATACTACGGGTGTAGTTTATACTATTAATAGAGTAGGTTCTATGATATCAGTTCATTTTGATGCAACTCCTGTAACCGATTTTAGTACCGCAGCTAATGGAGATAACGAAACCTTTAAAAAGTTCTTTCACGGTCTTTTACAAGAAGGTGTTTATATTGCACCATCGGCATACGAAACATGGTTTATTACCGATGCCCTCACTTATGAGGATATTGATTATACTATAGAAGCTGTTGGTAAAGTAGCTAACAACCTTAAATAA
- a CDS encoding Spy/CpxP family protein refolding chaperone, with protein sequence MRTWILAAVMMMGLSAIAQPGDSRREKKLTPEQRVELQTKKMTLELDLTEKQQKEVKQLLTKKSNDREELMEERKAKKEEGERLTSDERFAMQSTMLDEKIAMKKEMKKILTPEQFEKFEEIGEKKQEKITKRSKNLKKHDRE encoded by the coding sequence ATGAGAACATGGATTTTAGCAGCAGTTATGATGATGGGATTATCTGCAATAGCACAACCTGGAGATTCTAGAAGAGAAAAAAAACTAACTCCTGAACAAAGAGTAGAGTTACAAACAAAAAAAATGACCCTAGAGTTAGACCTTACTGAAAAACAACAAAAAGAAGTGAAGCAACTGCTTACTAAAAAGAGTAACGATCGTGAAGAACTTATGGAAGAACGCAAAGCAAAAAAAGAAGAAGGTGAAAGACTTACATCAGATGAGCGTTTTGCAATGCAGAGTACTATGCTTGACGAAAAAATTGCTATGAAAAAAGAGATGAAAAAGATACTTACTCCTGAGCAATTTGAAAAATTTGAAGAGATAGGCGAAAAGAAACAAGAAAAAATAACAAAAAGAAGTAAAAATCTTAAAAAGCACGATAGAGAGTAA
- a CDS encoding winged helix-turn-helix transcriptional regulator, with amino-acid sequence MYKVNGKEYPCCTSVTMGIIGGKWKTVILYYLIDKPLRYSELRKKIDGVTERTLSLQLKDLEEDGVIQRKVYTTKPPLKVEYSLTDFGKTLIPLLHTIADWGVFVVENYTEEEVSEV; translated from the coding sequence ATGTATAAAGTAAACGGAAAAGAATATCCTTGTTGTACAAGTGTTACAATGGGAATTATTGGCGGTAAATGGAAAACCGTTATTTTGTATTATTTAATAGATAAGCCTTTGCGATATAGTGAATTAAGAAAAAAAATTGATGGGGTAACCGAAAGAACTCTTAGTTTGCAACTAAAGGATTTAGAAGAAGATGGTGTAATTCAACGAAAGGTGTATACCACAAAACCACCTTTAAAAGTAGAATATTCATTAACTGATTTTGGAAAAACACTAATTCCGTTATTACACACAATTGCAGATTGGGGTGTTTTTGTAGTTGAAAATTATACTGAAGAAGAAGTGAGCGAGGTATAA
- a CDS encoding nitroreductase family protein has product MSFIQSMQHRYTTKLYDNTKKINPKKIEELKEILRLSPSSINSQPWKFSFISDKETKNELAKASFFNDKKILNCDTVVVFSRIDSTELFEDQIAETLPQGAVDYYNQVLKPNPDEQIKRWFDKQVYLALGVFLSACAEMEIDSTPMEGIEPEKYNKILGLKGYHTLVAVAIGYRDTEDSNQVDKNPKARIAKNKIIYSI; this is encoded by the coding sequence ATGAGTTTTATTCAATCTATGCAACACCGTTATACAACTAAACTGTATGACAACACAAAAAAAATAAATCCTAAAAAAATCGAAGAGCTAAAAGAGATTTTAAGGCTAAGTCCTTCTTCTATAAATAGCCAGCCTTGGAAATTTTCGTTTATATCTGATAAAGAGACTAAAAACGAACTCGCAAAAGCCTCTTTTTTTAATGATAAAAAGATTCTTAATTGTGACACAGTAGTTGTATTTAGTAGAATAGATAGCACAGAATTATTTGAAGATCAAATTGCAGAAACACTACCCCAAGGTGCTGTTGATTACTATAATCAGGTTTTAAAGCCAAATCCTGATGAACAAATAAAAAGATGGTTTGACAAACAAGTTTACTTGGCATTAGGTGTATTTTTAAGTGCTTGTGCAGAGATGGAAATTGACTCTACCCCAATGGAGGGCATTGAGCCTGAGAAATACAATAAAATATTAGGGTTAAAAGGTTATCATACACTAGTAGCTGTTGCTATTGGGTATAGAGATACTGAAGATTCTAACCAAGTTGATAAAAACCCTAAAGCGAGGATAGCAAAAAACAAAATAATATATTCAATATAA
- the lysS gene encoding lysine--tRNA ligase, with protein MQLSEQEIIRREKLDALRKLGINPYPANLYPVNHTSKQVKNDFTEGKKVIIAGRIMSFRIQGKASFAELQDSEGRIQVYINRDEICPDEDKTKYNEVFKKLLDLGDFIGVEGELFTTKVGEKSVRVNDFTVLSKALRPLPLPKKDVDGNVFDGFTDEELRYRMRYVDLVVNPQVKDVFVKRTKLFNAMRNFFNDKGYFEVETPILQPIAGGAAARPFETHHNSLDIPLYMRIANELYLKRLIVGGFDGVYEFSKNFRNEGMDRTHNPEFTAMEIYVAYKDYNWMMEFTENLLEHCATAVNGTTEATFGEHKVNFKAPYARVTMTDAIKQFTGFDITGKTEEELFEAAKGMGIDVNDTMGKGKLIDEIFGEKCEGNFIQPTFITDYPKEMSPLCKEHRDNPELTERFELMVCGKEIANAYSELNDPIDQRQRFEAQLKLSERGDDEAGQFIDNDFLRALEYGMPPTSGLGIGMDRLIMFLTNNPSIQEVLFFPQMRPEKKAPEMSADELNIYSIIDSASEKMLLSEVKEKTGYSGKKWDNTIKAMTAKSIVKVSKTDEGLFIEIN; from the coding sequence ATGCAGCTTTCAGAACAAGAAATCATTCGTAGAGAAAAACTGGATGCGCTGAGAAAACTCGGCATCAATCCATATCCCGCAAACCTTTATCCTGTAAACCATACCAGTAAACAGGTAAAGAATGATTTTACTGAAGGTAAGAAGGTTATCATTGCAGGTCGTATCATGTCTTTCCGTATACAAGGTAAAGCATCATTTGCAGAGTTACAGGATAGCGAAGGTCGTATTCAGGTGTATATTAACCGAGATGAAATATGCCCCGATGAAGACAAAACCAAGTACAATGAGGTTTTTAAAAAACTACTTGATCTTGGCGACTTTATAGGTGTAGAAGGAGAGCTTTTCACCACAAAAGTTGGCGAAAAATCAGTACGTGTAAACGATTTTACAGTATTAAGCAAAGCACTTAGACCATTACCATTACCTAAAAAAGATGTCGATGGTAACGTATTTGATGGTTTTACTGATGAAGAGTTACGTTACCGTATGCGCTATGTAGACCTTGTGGTTAACCCGCAGGTTAAAGATGTTTTTGTAAAAAGAACAAAACTCTTTAATGCTATGCGCAACTTTTTTAACGACAAAGGTTATTTCGAAGTTGAAACACCAATATTACAACCTATAGCAGGTGGTGCAGCAGCACGCCCTTTTGAAACACACCACAACTCATTAGATATTCCGCTATATATGCGTATAGCCAATGAGCTATACCTAAAAAGACTTATAGTAGGTGGTTTTGACGGTGTTTATGAATTTAGTAAAAACTTTCGTAATGAAGGTATGGACAGGACGCATAATCCTGAGTTTACCGCAATGGAGATATATGTAGCCTATAAAGACTACAACTGGATGATGGAGTTTACCGAAAACCTGCTTGAACACTGTGCAACAGCTGTTAACGGCACTACTGAAGCTACTTTTGGCGAGCATAAAGTAAACTTTAAAGCGCCGTATGCAAGGGTAACTATGACCGATGCTATTAAGCAATTTACAGGGTTTGATATTACAGGAAAAACAGAAGAAGAATTATTTGAGGCTGCCAAAGGCATGGGTATCGATGTAAATGATACTATGGGTAAAGGTAAATTGATAGATGAAATATTTGGCGAAAAGTGTGAGGGCAACTTTATACAACCTACTTTTATAACAGATTACCCTAAAGAGATGAGCCCACTATGTAAAGAGCACCGTGATAACCCAGAGCTTACTGAGCGCTTTGAACTTATGGTGTGCGGTAAGGAAATAGCCAATGCTTATAGTGAACTTAACGACCCTATAGACCAAAGACAACGTTTTGAAGCTCAGTTAAAACTAAGCGAGCGTGGCGATGATGAAGCAGGACAATTTATAGATAATGATTTTCTTCGTGCATTAGAATATGGTATGCCGCCTACATCTGGGCTTGGTATTGGTATGGACAGGCTTATTATGTTCTTAACCAACAACCCATCGATACAAGAGGTACTATTCTTCCCGCAAATGCGACCGGAGAAGAAAGCCCCTGAGATGTCTGCTGATGAACTGAATATCTACTCAATAATTGATAGTGCAAGCGAAAAAATGCTACTAAGCGAAGTAAAAGAAAAAACTGGTTATAGCGGTAAGAAATGGGACAACACAATTAAAGCTATGACTGCTAAAAGCATCGTAAAGGTTAGTAAAACGGATGAAGGCTTGTTTATAGAAATCAACTAA
- a CDS encoding transporter family protein encodes MKKYIILFIILVSQFMSANTPPPNFKQYLDLFDDCDACGCSASGGGMGFSSMLNQNFVGVRYFYQSYTSRDGVFNNSPWVDENFNTMQLWARIPLSEKFQISAQVPYHFHTRELSTGHQEINGLGDITILGLYTVYRTQKDSTVYNHTLQAGGGLKMPTGEYNGANNGSVNPSFQLGTGSWDYVLAAEYVLKRKKLGLNTMLNYSIKTENSDNYQFGNQWNYATTLFYVIEQPKYTLVPQLGLAGEDYAANKQFGEELPNTKGDILFGKAGVEAGYGSFSVGLNAMVPISQNLTGGKVEANYRWSVNLNYSL; translated from the coding sequence ATGAAAAAATATATTATACTATTTATAATATTGGTTTCTCAGTTTATGAGTGCCAATACACCACCACCTAATTTTAAGCAATACTTAGACCTCTTTGATGATTGCGATGCTTGTGGTTGCTCAGCAAGTGGTGGGGGTATGGGGTTTAGCTCTATGCTAAATCAAAACTTTGTTGGAGTGCGTTATTTTTATCAAAGTTATACTAGTCGCGATGGGGTTTTTAATAACTCTCCATGGGTAGATGAGAACTTTAATACCATGCAACTTTGGGCGCGCATTCCGCTCTCTGAAAAGTTTCAGATATCAGCACAAGTGCCTTACCATTTTCATACTAGAGAACTTTCTACAGGGCACCAAGAGATAAACGGACTGGGTGATATTACCATACTAGGCTTGTACACGGTATATAGAACTCAAAAGGACTCTACGGTTTACAATCATACGTTACAAGCAGGAGGAGGGCTTAAAATGCCTACGGGCGAATATAACGGAGCTAATAATGGTAGTGTAAACCCGAGTTTTCAGTTAGGTACAGGTAGTTGGGATTATGTGTTGGCAGCTGAGTATGTTTTGAAACGTAAAAAACTAGGTTTAAACACAATGCTAAATTATTCTATTAAAACAGAGAATAGTGATAACTATCAGTTTGGTAACCAATGGAACTATGCTACTACGTTGTTTTATGTAATAGAGCAGCCAAAATATACGCTAGTGCCACAGCTAGGCTTGGCAGGAGAAGATTATGCCGCTAACAAGCAATTTGGAGAAGAGTTGCCCAATACCAAAGGCGATATACTTTTTGGTAAAGCAGGGGTAGAGGCAGGCTATGGTAGTTTCTCGGTAGGGCTTAATGCTATGGTACCTATAAGTCAAAACCTTACAGGTGGTAAAGTTGAGGCTAATTATCGATGGTCAGTTAATCTTAATTATAGTTTATAA
- a CDS encoding putative quinol monooxygenase has protein sequence MSNQQLTIVAKILAKEEKRELVKTELLKLIEVTKAEEGCINYNLHQDNENKNLFLFYENWANKELWQKHMNTPHLADYIKATEGAVLEFTINEMTLIN, from the coding sequence ATGTCAAATCAACAATTAACAATCGTAGCCAAAATTTTAGCTAAAGAAGAAAAAAGAGAACTCGTGAAAACCGAGTTGCTAAAATTAATTGAAGTTACAAAAGCAGAAGAAGGATGTATAAATTATAATTTACATCAAGATAATGAAAATAAGAACTTATTTCTATTCTATGAAAATTGGGCAAATAAAGAATTATGGCAAAAACATATGAATACCCCACATTTAGCAGACTATATAAAAGCAACAGAAGGTGCTGTACTAGAGTTTACTATAAATGAAATGACGCTAATAAATTGA
- a CDS encoding cytochrome-c peroxidase gives MKKIITVVLVALFAMSCANDEGYEPVAANEKLDFKVPANFPALAQDIEHNYPTQKGFELGRKLFYDGRLSGDNTISCSFCHEQATAFTHHGHTFSHGIYDQEGTRNAPAVQNMAFQSEYFYDGASNTIDMLSIAPIHNPVEMDEDLEDIATKLIQDKEYVKLFNEAFEGGQITSGNILKALGQFMTMMVSADSRYDKYVRNELGGDLNEQELFGMDVFQQKCASCHITDLFTDSTFRNNGLPPNPNLNDLGRETVTGFATDRYKFKVPSLRNVELTAPYMHDGRFGSLQSVLNFYDMGVVHSETLDPILNNNGTLGISLSDEEKEALIAFLKTLTDEEFINNPLFYYQT, from the coding sequence ATGAAAAAAATTATTACGGTCGTGCTCGTGGCATTGTTTGCCATGTCTTGTGCTAATGATGAGGGTTATGAACCTGTAGCCGCTAATGAAAAACTTGATTTTAAAGTTCCTGCTAACTTCCCTGCTTTAGCACAGGATATAGAACATAATTATCCTACGCAAAAAGGATTTGAGTTGGGTAGAAAGCTATTTTATGATGGTCGTTTATCTGGCGATAATACTATCTCTTGCTCTTTCTGTCATGAACAAGCAACCGCATTTACACACCACGGGCATACGTTTAGCCACGGTATATATGACCAAGAAGGTACACGTAATGCACCTGCAGTGCAAAATATGGCATTTCAGTCAGAATATTTTTATGACGGAGCTTCTAATACTATAGATATGCTCTCTATAGCACCCATTCATAATCCTGTAGAAATGGATGAAGATTTAGAAGATATTGCAACTAAGTTAATACAGGATAAAGAATATGTAAAGTTATTTAATGAAGCTTTTGAAGGAGGGCAAATAACATCTGGTAATATACTGAAAGCTTTAGGGCAGTTTATGACAATGATGGTTTCGGCGGATTCGCGCTATGATAAATATGTGCGTAATGAACTAGGCGGAGATCTTAATGAGCAAGAGTTGTTTGGGATGGATGTTTTTCAGCAGAAGTGTGCTTCCTGTCATATTACCGATTTATTTACCGATAGTACTTTTCGTAATAATGGATTACCTCCCAACCCTAACCTTAACGATTTAGGTCGTGAAACTGTTACGGGCTTTGCAACAGATAGATACAAATTTAAAGTACCTAGCTTGCGTAATGTAGAGCTTACAGCACCATATATGCACGATGGACGTTTTGGTTCATTACAATCAGTACTTAATTTTTATGATATGGGAGTAGTGCATTCCGAAACACTTGATCCGATACTTAACAATAACGGAACATTGGGTATATCACTATCAGATGAAGAAAAAGAAGCACTTATTGCTTTTTTAAAAACACTTACTGATGAAGAGTTTATTAATAACCCACTGTTTTATTATCAAACATAA
- a CDS encoding MbnP family protein: MKFQYIKFAALSALAFCTLSCSNDDDTTEVIGGTYGEVELYFDNGVAGDALILGNTYTNSNNESLTINRFNYIVSNFVLTDSDGNEFTYPKEESYFVVSEENGLKTIHLENFPAGDYKTIKFGIGVDAQRYLQGETAQQSFWDLAAANDLTWTWSTGYRFINFEGTYTSSHNTEALAYQVHQGSNTATDNYREVTLTLPTTARVRQTETPSIHFKVDANVLLDGDAKISLYDNINQAGTATAIMGGENLITIAGNSLKMFTVDHVHNGTGSHDE; this comes from the coding sequence ATGAAATTTCAATATATAAAATTCGCTGCATTGTCAGCACTAGCTTTCTGTACCCTTTCATGTAGTAATGATGATGATACTACCGAAGTAATAGGCGGTACTTATGGTGAAGTAGAACTTTACTTTGATAACGGTGTGGCAGGCGATGCTCTTATTTTAGGAAACACCTACACTAATTCTAATAATGAAAGCTTAACGATAAATCGTTTTAATTATATCGTGAGCAACTTTGTACTTACTGATTCCGATGGTAACGAATTTACTTACCCTAAAGAAGAAAGCTACTTTGTAGTAAGCGAAGAAAACGGACTTAAAACTATTCATTTAGAAAATTTCCCAGCAGGAGACTATAAAACTATAAAATTTGGTATCGGAGTAGATGCTCAGCGTTATTTACAAGGCGAAACAGCGCAACAAAGTTTTTGGGATTTAGCTGCTGCCAATGATTTAACATGGACATGGAGTACAGGTTATCGATTTATTAATTTTGAAGGGACTTACACTTCATCACATAACACAGAGGCGCTAGCATACCAAGTACACCAAGGTAGTAATACAGCTACAGATAACTATAGAGAAGTTACTTTAACGCTGCCTACTACGGCACGTGTAAGACAAACAGAAACACCAAGTATACACTTTAAAGTTGATGCTAATGTATTGCTTGATGGTGATGCTAAAATCTCTCTGTATGATAACATTAACCAAGCAGGTACAGCAACTGCAATAATGGGTGGCGAAAACTTAATTACTATTGCAGGTAATTCGCTAAAAATGTTTACGGTAGACCACGTTCATAATGGTACGGGTAGCCACGACGAATAA